In a single window of the Bradyrhizobium sp. ORS 285 genome:
- a CDS encoding HNH endonuclease, whose product MTKDNPGEIQPPFSSDDGKSLIVQRSTVEAQTDYRKYKNYLRADFWFSCAYCTMCESEAGGHRFTIDHYEPRSARPDLETVYENLFYACDACNERKGDRCPPASARAVGYRIFRSDQEARTEHFEQKGIRLEAKGGSKVGDYTINALDLNRGELRQLRTLRRRLWEAEVAVSHGIMALRSFPIDRLPSHVKGAALRAINEMLDVVGDVEANVEKVLANYAMSAVLEDGTVTQEELERRKVRVQRLRDIQKEHPGNWRGRKA is encoded by the coding sequence ATGACAAAAGACAATCCTGGCGAAATCCAGCCCCCGTTCTCTTCTGACGACGGGAAATCGCTTATTGTTCAACGCTCGACTGTAGAAGCTCAGACCGACTATCGTAAATACAAGAATTATCTCCGGGCCGATTTTTGGTTCTCGTGCGCTTATTGCACGATGTGCGAGTCCGAGGCTGGTGGTCACCGGTTCACTATTGATCACTATGAACCACGTAGCGCGCGACCAGACTTAGAAACTGTCTATGAGAATCTCTTTTATGCTTGTGACGCATGTAACGAGAGAAAGGGTGATCGATGTCCGCCAGCCTCGGCTAGGGCCGTCGGCTATCGCATTTTTCGAAGCGATCAAGAGGCGCGCACCGAACACTTCGAGCAAAAGGGCATCCGCCTTGAGGCAAAGGGTGGAAGCAAGGTCGGGGACTACACTATAAACGCGCTGGATCTTAACCGTGGGGAACTCCGTCAGCTTCGCACGCTAAGAAGACGATTATGGGAGGCCGAAGTAGCCGTTTCGCACGGAATTATGGCCCTTCGCAGTTTTCCAATTGATCGGCTGCCAAGTCATGTCAAAGGCGCAGCGTTGCGAGCTATCAATGAAATGCTTGACGTCGTTGGGGATGTCGAGGCCAATGTTGAAAAGGTTTTAGCGAATTACGCGATGTCCGCTGTGCTTGAAGACGGCACAGTCACCCAGGAGGAGTTGGAACGACGCAAAGTTCGGGTTCAAAGGCTCCGTGATATACAGAAAGAACACCCAGGCAACTGGCGCGGGCGCAAGGCCTAA